The genomic window ACAAGCCATAATAGGTGCAGCGCCTTGCCCCGACAATAGCAAGGGCAAGGATATCGGTTTCCAGGATGGAGCCTCTGACATAGAGGACGAGCGGTGGATCGTAGATGGCCTTGAGATGTTTCGGATAGTGCTCGCTGGTGTACGGCAGGATTTGAACTCCCTTCTGCCCGGCCAATTCAATTTCGGCCTCAATATCGATGGTTCTCGATTCCTCAACAACGGCCTTTGCAAGCTTCGGGCCGATGCCTGGCACTGCCTCCAATTCTGTCCGGGAGGCGTCAAGAATCGCCTCTGAAGAGCCGAATCTTTCAAGGAGTGTTTTATACGTCCGTATCCCGATCCCCCTGGTCATATTCAGACGGAGGAGGGCCTCTAATTCTGTCACGGTTACTTCCTCATAAAGATAAAACGCGGACTATTGCGCCGCCGCCCGGACGATGCGCCATTCGTCACAGGGGTTTGTTTAATACGCGGTAGATAATTTCTTCCGTTACCTGATCCGAAATAGCAACCTCGCCAATTTTTAGGGGAAGGATAAAACGGAGCCGGCCGGCAACGGTCTTTTTGTCGGTGTACAGCGCCCTTACCATATCCTCCGGTGGCAAGCCGGTATGCAGCGGCAATCCCAGCCTCCGGATTAAGGAAAGTTGCCGCTCCAGCACCAGAGAATCGGTTAATCCCATCTCCATGGCAATCTTCGTTGCATACAGCATTCCGATGGCTACTGCCTCACCGTGCCGGTATTTTTTGTACCCGGTGAGGGCCTCAATGGCATGTCCTATGGTATGCCCGTAATTTAAAATGGCCCGCAGGTGCGTTTCTTTTTCGTCTTCTTCCACCACCTTTGCCTTGATTTTACAAGAGGTGGCAATGATGTTCACGAGGGCTGTGTGATTCAACTGCAGGATATCATACAGGGTGTTTTCCAGAAAGGCAAACAATTCAGCATCCCGGATGACGCCATATTTGATGACCTCCGCCAGTCCCGTCACCATCTCAACGGCCGGCAAGGTTGAGAGGGTGTCGGTATCAATAAACACCGCCCTGGGCTGATAAAAACTCCCGATCATGTTTTTCCCTTTCGGATGATTTACCGCCACCTTGCCGCCGATGCTGCTGTCGACTTGCGCAAGGAGTGAAGTGGGCACCTGGATAAAGGGAACGCCCCGCATGAAGGTGGCGGCAACAAAGCCGCTGATGTCGCCTACGACACCCCCGCCCACCGCAACGATGAGGGAATTTCTGTCCAGCTTATGATCAAAACA from Candidatus Brocadia sp. includes these protein-coding regions:
- the aroB gene encoding 3-dehydroquinate synthase, with the protein product MKTIRVHLSSQSYNILIDKGLLRHIGDILAQEKSPCKTLLITDTNVERVYGGAVSESLSRNKFDVRRIALKPGEEQKTLDTALMLYDACFDHKLDRNSLIVAVGGGVVGDISGFVAATFMRGVPFIQVPTSLLAQVDSSIGGKVAVNHPKGKNMIGSFYQPRAVFIDTDTLSTLPAVEMVTGLAEVIKYGVIRDAELFAFLENTLYDILQLNHTALVNIIATSCKIKAKVVEEDEKETHLRAILNYGHTIGHAIEALTGYKKYRHGEAVAIGMLYATKIAMEMGLTDSLVLERQLSLIRRLGLPLHTGLPPEDMVRALYTDKKTVAGRLRFILPLKIGEVAISDQVTEEIIYRVLNKPL